DNA from Quercus lobata isolate SW786 chromosome 1, ValleyOak3.0 Primary Assembly, whole genome shotgun sequence:
GCATGTGTGGTGACAAATGTAATGGCCTTGGCCATTTGAGGTAGTGCTCATCCTTGATCTACgctaaaattttgtcaacaggcataaaTAATGGAGTGAACCTTACCGTTCGTGGTGTTTTTTCGTCTTTCCTTTTACTCCTGTCACTAGTCTGACAATCTGGACGCTAACTTTTTCGTCCTCTACGATCGTCCTCCCTCTTTCCCTTGTCTCCTGTCTTCTCCGCGTCTTTTATGGCGGCTAGTGCATCctcagcattcatgtacttttATGCTTTTAGGAGCATTTTTGCCATCGTCTTAGGAGGATTCTTTGCAAGTGAAACCACGAACTCTCTGGATTTCAATCCAGCTTTAAAGGTCGTTAACTGTACCTTATCGTCAGCTTCGTCTACCTCTAGAGTTTCCCGAGTGAAGCGTTTCCCGAGTGAAGCATTTCACGTACAACTTCAGGGTTTCTTTCTCCCCTTGCTTGATGGTGAGCAGGTAGTCTGTTGGTCTCTTCGGGCGTTGTCCTCCGACGAAGTGGTGCAGAAAGGCGTTACTCAACTGCTCGAAGCTGTTGATGGATGATGTGGGTAACTTCGTGGGCCTTAATGAGGCTTCCAACGGTTTGTACAGCTGGTCTTGTAACCGCTCGGGACATTATTAGCTGGATTGAATGGCTTCGTTACTCTCGTCAAAGATATGGACATGTGGTTAGCTTGTCTCAAAGGACGGCCTCGTTGGTCTTGATGAGATCGTTTAGTTGAGTTCATCAGTCCCATCAGTGGGGGATATTGACTTGATGAGATCGTTCAGTTGAGTTCATTAGTCCCATCAGTGGGGGATATTGAATGCAGTTCTATAATCTATTATACGCATGTGAAAATGGAAGTACTAAAAATATGTATCCTTCGAATTTCATTTGTTGGTAAAATAAAGCCTTGAAAGTATAACTATCAAAAATCAGGGTTCGCTACTAGACTAACAGTAAGCTAGTTTACACCCTCCATTGAgttattaaattgattttacCAGCACTCTATAAACATACAAACATTTGGTAAATTAGAATATATGTATAATGtagattagcaaaaaaaaaaaaaaaaaaaaaaaaaaagaatatatgtataATGTATATATTGTTGAGCACAGTCCTGTGTATGTGAAGAAGAAGCCCAAGCCCACTGTGTCTGTGTGAAGAAGAAGCCCaaacatgaagaagaagaatagtaaACGCGCCGTTTCATTTATCCAAACGCAACGTTTTGGTTTATTGAggcttgtttttgttttaagtaaaaCGGTGCGTTTGGTTCTGTTTAAAGGGATGTTAGATTAGGCGCAATTTTCTAGAttcatcttttctctctcttcttcttcatttgacTTTCTGTCCCTTTCTCACGCTTTCTCTCAgtttcttagatattttcttttccgTGTGTTGCCGTGATTGTTGACTTGTATTCAATGTTACTCAGTCTTGTGTAGCCGTGATTGTTGACTTGTATTCACTATTACTCAGTCTGTGATACTGAGTTTTTCGTCATATATAAATATGCAATTGGGAGCAACCTCAATtctatttcaagtttttgtgacTAACCACTCTTTGTTTTTTCACTAAGCCAACCTATATATATGAAGTGCAAACAATTGATTTGCTATTGGTGCATATTTGCTTAATTTGGTGTGATAGATCAAGGAGAAGAGCATGTGGATAACATTTTGGGAATTTCTTCAAACCATCTAGAAGACTTACGAACAGTGTTTCATGAAAACGACCCACGGGGAATGGAAATGGTCATGGAATCAATTTCAAAGGGGTCCGAAGCACAGTATCTTCTAATCAATTCTGTTTATGAGCTTGAACCTCAAGCCTTCGACACTTTGAAAGCAATATTTCATTTCCCTGTGTACCCTATTGGCCCTGCCATACGTTACATGGAATTTGAACTTGAACATGGTTCCCTTATAACTACAACTAGTGACAACAACCGTGACTATCTAAAATGGTTGGATTCCCAGTCTGCAGGCTCTATCTTGTATATTTCATTGGGAAGTTTCTTTGTGCTCACAGACACCCAAATGGATGAATTTGCAGCTGCGCTTCGTAATAGTGGTGTTCGGTTCTTCTGGGTGGCTCGTGGAGAAGCTTCTCGGCTGAAAGAGAGTTGTGGTGATACAGGGTTAGTAGTGCCTTGGTGTGACCAATTGAGAGTGTTGTGCCATCCTTCTATAGGGGGGTTTTGGTCCCATTGCGGATGGAATTCTACTCAAGAAGCTGTTTATGCAGGCATTCCTATACTTTCTTTCCCCTTATTTTTGGATCAAGTTCCTAACAGTAGGCAAATTGTGGAAGACTGGAAGATTGGGTGGAGGGTGAAGAGAGCACAGGTGGGAAGTGAAATATTGGTGACAAAAGAAGATATATTAGAACTCGTACAAAGGTTTATGGAGCTTGAAAACTGCGAGAGAAAAAAGACTTCGAAAAGAGCAAGAGAACTAAAAAATATGTGCCATCAAGCGATTACTGAAGGTGGATCTTCTCATTCTCACTTGGATGCATTTGTTAGTGACTTTTTAGAAGTCAAAAACCATTAAGAAGTTTGTTCTGAATGACTAGGCAAATTGTAGCCACTGAACACTTTTTCTTaacttaattataataatttggCCACTTGAACATTTGGACTTTGATTTTTGCTATTTGAACAATGGATTAGAATGCATATTTATAAAACCatgtaaatttaattaatgtGTCGAAAGGTTTGTTTGTTGATCCAGTCAATTTAATGTAATTGATGACCTTAAGTTGCTTAATTAAGGTGACCAATAGCATCATCATAGCAGGAGAACTAAAAGATATTTGTCATCAAGTGATTACTGAAGGTAGATCATTTGATTCTCACTTGGATTTATTTGTTAACGACTTTTTAGAAGACAATAACCATTTAAAAGTTTCCTTATTTGTTGTCAGTAACTAGACTGAGTTGTAGTCATTGAACAATTGTTCTTAAATGATGTTCATTAATGTCAGtttgaaaattcgaaaaaaaaaaaaattatgaaatttttgctACTTGAATaagtggatttattttattttattttttaaagtgaaGTTGAAGCTATGGGAATTTAATCAATATATGTGtagaaaaatttgttgcaagTCGTTGAACCAGTCAATTTAATGCATTGATGACCCTATGTTGGTTAAGTAGATCAATGGCATCAtcataattttgtaattttaagcTTCTTATAGATGGAGACGAATGTGAGATGAGACATAGAAAGCCACATCCTGTTTGCAAGGCTTGAACGTGTTAGACAAGTAGATAGAAAATTTCTCACTCTCCTCATTCAGTCAATATCTGTTGGAAAATCCACATAGTCGCCTCCTTGATTGATGATGCTTATTCCTTTAGAGCAACTGTATCAGTCTaaccaaaattttccatttattttacaataagaacttattttttctattttacactaccaCTTTTTCAAAGCACTCACATTAATTCatctattttacaatctattctatttaaataataatatttattattttttgtttctatctctttatctttgtctttgtctttgtctttaTCTCTCTCAGACCAATATGTTGTCCCtcctcttcttatttttcttcttcttcctttcacGGTCACGGTCAGATCACCTCCCTTCCACAagcattttcttcttcttcttcttcttcttcttctttctctcacagTCAGATCAGCTCTCCACCACAAGCACCACAAGAACCAAAACCCACAAGCATTGATCTCCGTCGACCCACAAGCACTGACTCCGTCAACCCACAAGCATCGATCTCCACCACCAGCACCAATCCATAAGCATTAAAACCCATTTCTGTCGACCCACAAGCACCAATCTCCGCCACCAGCACCGATCCACAAGCATCTAGACCCATTTCTGTCAACCCACAAACTCTAATCTCTGCCACTAGCACCGATCCACTGATCCACAAGCAGCCAACACCAacatcgatctctctctctctctctattggTTTGTtcgtgtgggtgtgtttgtgtatctttgTGTTGATTTGTCTGTGTGGATGTatttgtgtgggtgtgtttgtgcatatttgaggaaaaagaagatgaggGTCTTTTTGCActcagagaagagagaggaaaaaatgagcgaaattaataaaataagagtATACACAGTTACAATAACTGTGTATATATGAACAGTTACTATAGcaaatgtgtaaatatacatAGTTTTAGAAGGACTGACATGGGAAGTTTTGTAacttaaatgtgtaaaattcaTCTCTTTTCCTATTATACAAGAGCTAGTGCGGATGCTCTCTATACTTGCCAATTTACAAACCTAAATCTCAAAGcttagggtctatttggttagctgaaaaaaagtagtgttttttgttttcattttcagttttcagtaggacctaccaaaaaaaaaaaaacttgttttttttggtttaagaaTTCGtactcaattttcatttttagtattctaaaagttggatttaaatacaaaaaatgaaaacacattttcaacattttcaatttcataGAAAGTGAATATAGTGGCAATTTCGTAAATATTGTGAAAACGCAAAGGGCccatacaaaatgaaaatagttgcaatttcataaatattataaaaatacaaagtgcCCCACTTGATTGATGTGAGTATGTGTAAGTGAAAAAAgtaacttaaaaagaaaagaaaagaaaagaaaagaaaacaatgtcAAGCCGTGTATGATGAATTTTATACCAAAATTATGTATTCAAAATAACTTACTAAACATCctcacatataaaaataaatcatctatatatataaaaccgaaacttatGAACCTCTTAAAATTTTCCACAtaagcacaatattaaaaaaacatatataataaaacttttctaaaatccGAATCCAATgctttgccttttctttctccAAAATGCATGCCCTGCCTTCTCTCCTTCTACCAGCTCCCCCAACCCAACGCTCCTCTATGCTCCTCCTTTACTAGCTCCCCCAATGATCAGACCCACAACAAACTAACAGTAAAGCATCTAAAGACACCATACCCACCATACCCACAAACCAATAGACATCTTATTCCTTAGAACAGAGGTCGATCTCCTTCCTCAGACCGAGCAAATTGAAGCCGTGGTAGGAAGCATGAAGGTTCAGAAGAAACAGAGAATTGAAAGAGATGATGACAAAGACGAAGACGACATGATAAGCAGTCAACCTTCCAATACAAGACTCTGTTGGAAAAACTATTTCTTACTATTTCTTCACCTGatactttttctaaaaaactctCCACCAATCTCCTTctcctttccaaaaaaaaagggtaaattacaacttacccacttgtagtttgaccaaaatttaagttgcctacctgtggtttgaaatttgacacttcaCCCACCTGAggtttaattgaaatttaaattgcctATTTGGAGTTTGAAATTTCATGATGCAAGTGTTCCGTTGGATTCTTTTTGAACTTATATAATCTtgtctttttatatatatatattttttttgtgtttttggaggagagaaacataaaagtggagttaaattgcatatttagTCATATTTTTAACAGAAGTGGATTATAAAACTTTAACTGAGCTAATCTCGGGtgggtaaaatgtcaaatttcaaaccacatgtaggcaacttaaattttggccaATCTACGagtggttaagttgtaatttgtccaaaaaaaaaaaaaaaaaaaactgatcaactctttctcttcctttcatCCCCATCTCCCTCTGTATCATGAGCCCATAAATCgccaaaaccaaaataatccCATCTCTCTCTTCGTCATCTTCCTCCTCATCCCATAAATTTCTCCAAACATAGTACACAACCAGCacaaaccaaacccataaatcaCAAACAAAAGCCAAATCCACAAATCGCAACTGTAGGGGACAGATTTTGAGGCCCAAGCCCAGCAAGCGAGCGATTCTagcccaaaagaccctcaacaatgaatttgtagagagtaggtcGTAGAACTAGGTCTTGACAGAGTAAACGTAATtgttagtaagccatgcaaccatttGAACGTGGGAATACTTCATTAAGTTTCCTGGGATAACAGTTCGTGGGGCTGTACCCCAAAGTTTCGTTTACAgaattcctttctttctctctcttcctttccttactttttgctcTCCAGCTTCCGATCCTCTGAtcatgggggttttcttctcttatatagcatccttcgaatgataatgaacctacacttgttgatcatctgggcctctacttgagtgcctgtcccacaGGACATCCTCCTcattttctgtgagttgcattgttcaagataatactgttctcctgtcctctccacattaatgcggctggaaaagtagcttccttgcatttaatgcggcagttgtggttgccccctgaacatctagcattttcctttgattttagATGACCTTTCACCATGTAAAGGGTGTGAATTGGACTCCCGTTTGGTGCGTCCGAGGAggcactcctcctcggacgccccTTAAACAAGCCCGGCCCAACATGGTTGGATTGGGGGTCCTCTGTCCATGTTTTCGCTTCCTATTATGGTTGGGCTTTGTACGAGTACCATGGCCCACAGTGTATTGGCGAACtttacccccacaatagcccctcaaaattccaaCTCTTCCTTCTTGATCCGAGGAGGAGAGGCGGGATTTTGATGCCTACTGGACAGTTCGTTGTGGATTCCTGCTTTACACGTGCGGGGGCGTGCCCTCACCTGCCTTATTAATGCTACAGGCATTTATTGACCCTGGGGGAAGTAATTGCAGCTTTTGGAGTTTTACGCTCTCtcaatccaacggttggagACCGGATCAACGGTGGACAATGTTTCATTTGCTCTAGGCGGGAGTGTGTCTGTCCAACTCCCTCTAAGTATATAAGGTTTTGAAGGTGTTCATTCCTCGCTTTTGACGAACACTCCAGTATTCAGAACATCTCAGAGCCTTCTCCTTCAGCACGTTCTTACCTTCACCGCCGTTCTCTTGAAGATTCTGTCGAGTTTCTTACCCGTAAGTGCGCGCTTCTTCTTCGTTACTCTTCATTAGACAAACTGCCTTCACGTTGTCTAGGATTAGAGGGGATGGGTAGGCTTGAAAAAATGGTAGACTCTCCGGCCGGTATGGCAGGCTTCAGGGCGAAGTATCGTATTCCTACCGGAGGTAGGTTTAGAGTATTGCCACCAGGAGGAAATTTTGTTCAAGAGAAGAACGGGGGAAGTCGCAATTCCAATGATAGCCTttgtggaaggaggaatgacgattCCAATGGGGAGAATAACTAGGGACTACCTACGTGGTCATAGATTAGCCCCCCACCAGTGCACCGCGAACCTGTTCCGGATCCTGGGGTGTGCCGACGCCTTAAATGACCAGATGAACCTTGGCCTTTCATGGCACGACGTGGTTCATCTTTATGAATGCCATAAGCTCGGCGACTCATACTACTTAAAGTCCAGGACTGACGAagtgaggttgatatcctgccttcccaagtccagcAAAGGTTTGAAGGACGATCATTTGATCGTCTCCGGACCATGGCATGACGGCATTCACTGTCCGACTAGGGCGGGAACGCCAGGTGGGGTGGCATAGAATTAGATTCCGTAGGGAGGACCTTAGTTTTGagccctcccccccccccctttttctttctttctttctttttctttttattttaaacttgttggtttggttgcatgcctcctcggactaacaTAAACCCTTTAACGGCCTTTGCAGACAAGGAGTGAACATCCCCTCGGCTGAGCTTGGTCAACGTCCCGGCTCTAAATTACCTCCTGAGATTTGAGATTTTCGTAAGCGAGGACGGACAATTACGGTCGGCTCCCTTGATTTTGGACTACGTTCCCCTCACTCGATCCTTGGTAGACGCCGGCCaagctataagggctggcagtccaaGATTGGCACGTATTGACGTATCCATACCAGGGTTCCTTGCTTCAACAGACTTACCTCCTGTTCAGCTGCCTCCCCAACGCGCTTTTCCTGCAGTGGTTATCCTAGAGGAGGAGGCTGGTTCTTCGCATTAATCCTTAGAGGAACAAATAGACCAGTTCCAATTTACTGAGGAAGGAGAGGTGTCAACCGAGGTAGTAGAGCTCTCGGACTCCTACGCCGATTTAGACCGTGCCTCTGCGGCTCCTGATACTGGTTTAGTCATCGCATAAGTTGATATCAGCGAAGagactgaagaagaaagaatggaTTTGAAGCCAAGGACTGGCCTCAGGGGCCTTCTATCTAACAGGAGCAAGGGGCAGTCCTCTAAGGATGTCTCGAAGGAACAAACTGCCCCTAAGGCTCTtgctcctcctcttcctccctCGTCGGACGCGGCACTGTAGCCTATGCCTAACTTAAGGCAAAAAAGGCCTATAGAAGAAACGGAGGAGGGAGAGATTGGCCGTGAAAAGGCCAGGCCTCAGAAGAAAGGCAAGGAGACGAAAGAGCCCCGAGAGAAGAGGACTAGGTCCACTGACAGCCGAGACGAGGCAGCCATTCGTAGGGAACAACGAACATGGTCGCCGCGGATCGAATTAGACGGCGCCCCGATCCCCTAGGATGCGACCCTATGGGAATCCCAACGGGAGCAGGCATCATTCTTAGCCGAGGCCCTACAGCAGCCTCTTCTCTTGCCTCGTGATATGGAGGGGCTCAGAAAGACTCGTCAGCCAGAACTTTTCATGTCCTTGAAGAGGGACATGGCCATGGTAAGTGGAATCTTCTATCTCGTCTCTATATTGTGTACCCTCTTATCGTCATGTTTTCATAAGGTTTTTATTTACTTCCGAGCGCAGgtcactcaacaaatttttgttgcGGAGGAATGGGCCATTAAGGCTCTTGAGGACTTGCATAGGGAGGCTCAGTCCCGCTTTGCAGCCAAGAAGGCCGCTGGCGATCTCAAACAGGATTCTGATCGTCAGAATAATGAAATAAAGGAGGTGAAGAAGGCTCATGCGAGCGCGGAAGCTGGCCTTAAGAATGCCGAAAAGCAAGCTGACGATTTGCGCATAAAGCTCCGCCAATCTGAGGAGAAACTTACGGCGGAGCAGCAGGCAGTCTCAACGCTCAAGGCTGAGCTTGCAAGGATCAAGGAGGAGGCCTTCTTGGCCAGGGAAGCTGCCGAGAAGGCTGTGGCGGCCTCATATGAACATGGAGTCCATGATACTGAGGCTAGGCTGGCCGAGGAAGTTGCCATTGTCTGCAGGGAATACATCACCACGTCCTGGGGTGTAGCCCTGGATCGGGCAGCTGTCCCAGTAGATTCTAATCTCAGGAAGGCTGAGAACATCTTTTTCCCGGAGGACGTACGCGAGATTCCTGACGAGGTTGCCTCGAAAAAGCCTCTTCTAACAGACTCCTCTATTCCCGAGGCTGGGGGCACGGAGCAGGCCGAGCAGGGCAAGTCACCCGAGGACAACCTTCGTATTAGCTCTCCTTGCACAGGCCAAAGAGATTGCCCCGGAGACCGAAGCAGCAGATAATCAGCCCGCTTCGACTCAGGGCTCTTAGGAAAGTAGTGTAGGATTTCATTTGTTTTACTTTTCGTGTTTTGTTCTGTTTTGCGTTGTTAATGTTTGTGAACAGAACCGCTTTTGGGTTTAAATGATAGAGGTTATTTCCTTTCAGATatcattgttttattttcttctgtTTTCATCATGAATGCATATCTGTTCTGTCACTTACTGCTGAAAGTTAAGTATAAACGATTGAATACGTGAAAATAATGATAGTTCATAATTAGACAAaaatgcaggacttgggttctgttgaACAATTAGTGAGAATCGTATCacgattaatttcccccaagactgtggccgagaagccatgcaggacttgggttctgtttaacatttagtgAGAATCGcttcgcggttaatttcccccaagtctatggccgagaagccatgcaggacttgggttctgtttaacacttggtgAGAATagtatcgcggttaatttcccccaagtctgtggccgaggggccatgcaggacttgggttctgtttaacacttagtgagaatcatTTCgcgattaatttcccccaagtttgtggctgaggagccatgcaggatttgggttctgtttaacacttagtgagaatcatttcgcggttaatttcccccaagtctgtggccgaggagccatgcaggacttgggttctgtttaacacttggtgAGAATagtatcgcggttaatttcccccaagtctgtggccgaggggccatgcaggacttgggttctgtttaacacttatataAGTAACTGCACAGTAATACggcatttaaaaattatatctttcattaataacagtaccttttcaggttgtttacattccaagggcgtggcaCTACACATTCGTCTAAGTCTTCCAAAAAGTAGGCTCCTATGCTGGCTACAGAAGTGATGCGgtacggtccctcccaatttGGTCCGAGCTTTCCCCATGCGGGGTTCCTTGCAGTGCCTAAGACCTTCCTCAGTACTAGATCCCCAGGCGCTAATGGTCTGGACTTCACCTTGGCGtcgtaaccttgcttgagcttctgCTGATAGTTAGCTAGGTGGACCATCGCGCCCTCCCTTCTTTCGTCGATGAGGTCCAAGCTCTTCTCCAGAAGTTTGTTATTGGTAGAGGGGCAGAAGGTGGTGGTCCTCTGGGTTGGGAAGTTCACCTCCAGTGGAATgacagcctcggccccataggtcattgaaaaaggggtttccCCTGTGGACCTACGAGGCGTGGTACGGTATGTCCACAAGACATGGGCTAACTCCtctacccatcttcctttcgcgtcATCTAGTCTCTTTTTCAGTCCGTTCATTATGGTTTTATTGACGGCTTCCGCTTGTCCATTACTCTGGGGGTAAGCTGGAGTGGAGTACCGGTTAACAATTCCTAACTCACTGCAGTACCTTCTGAAGGCTTTGCTGTCaaactggagcccgttgtccgacACCAGGGTGTGCGGGGTGCCGAACCTGGTGACTATATTTTTCCAGAGAAACTTCTTGACATCGacgtccctaatgtttgccagcgcctcagcctccacccatttggtgaagtagtcggtgccgacgagaagaaattttatgttCCCTGTTGCCTTAGGGAATGGACCAAGTATATCTAGGCCCCATTGCGCAAATGGCCAGGGACTGGACAAGGGGTTTAGCTCTCCACCAGGCTGGTGTATGCTCGGagcgaatctctggcattggtcgcacttcttcacataatcTAGGGCTTCCttatgcatgctcggccaccaataacccagCGTTAAGGCTCTGTGAGACAGAGACCTACCCCCCTGTGACTTCTGCAAATTCCTTCGTATAACTCTTCCAGGATGAGTTCTGCAGCCTCTGGGTGCACACACACCAAATACGGCCCTGAGAACGAGCGTCTGTAAAGCTTGGAGTCCTCCAACAACCAGAATCGAGTAGCTTTTCTCTTGATTTTGCCAGCCTCAACCTTATCACCTGGCAAGGTGTCATGCTTTAAGTACAGAAcgatagggtccatccagctcggcCCTGCCCTGATGTTATGTATTCCAATCCCATTGGCCTTCTCTGTTAGTGGACGGAGGATCTCTTCTACCAGAATGACTCGAGGTAGGGGTTGAGTCGAGGAGGTAGCCAACGTCGCGAGAGAATCAGTATGAGTGTTCCCACTTCTGGGTATGTGCGTCAAGCGgaagtgatgaaattgggtctGCAGGTGCTTAACCCGAactagatactcttgcattctttcattcTT
Protein-coding regions in this window:
- the LOC115990124 gene encoding UDP-glycosyltransferase 87A1-like isoform X3, with amino-acid sequence MDSTGAEPTTVLHVVAMPFPCQGHINALMSLCKLLSSRKHDLLITFVVTEEWLRCIGSEPKPDNIRFASIPTVIERAKTVDFGGFNEVVKTKMEAPFEQLLDRLEPPVARIIADFELQWSFGVGIRRNIPLASLWTMSASFFSSLHHYHVFAQAQPQLLPLHLTDQGEEHVDNILGISSNHLEDLRTVFHENDPRGMEMVMESISKGSEAQYLLINSVYELEPQAFDTLKAIFHFPVYPIGPAIRYMEFELEHGSLITTTSDNNRDYLKWLDSQSAGSILYISLGSFFVLTDTQMDEFAAALRNSGVRFFWVARGEASRLKESCGDTGLVVPWCDQLRVLCHPSIGGFWSHCGWNSTQEAVYAGIPILSFPLFLDQVPNSRQIVEDWKIGWRVKRAQVGSEILVTKEDILELVQRFMELENCERKKTSKRARELKNMCHQAITEGGSSHSHLDAFVSDFLEVKNH
- the LOC115990124 gene encoding UDP-glycosyltransferase 87A1-like isoform X2 — protein: MELLDRFGIAPGQLMPYSWRIVVSCMGIWLVATDGDMIKVDELIYLYRLKESKEHGYYELVPWERRTRIVRGLPSSFRYWKSRFFFVSGDYFETPSNKVWGDLLRLLRWWGTPCLVKRRPKLKSRHKECVEKAIEYAKMIEDWDDLVDPRTLAFYCLGPNPSAFVLRNIEIEEKKNQGEEHVDNILGISSNHLEDLRTVFHENDPRGMEMVMESISKGSEAQYLLINSVYELEPQAFDTLKAIFHFPVYPIGPAIRYMEFELEHGSLITTTSDNNRDYLKWLDSQSAGSILYISLGSFFVLTDTQMDEFAAALRNSGVRFFWVARGEASRLKESCGDTGLVVPWCDQLRVLCHPSIGGFWSHCGWNSTQEAVYAGIPILSFPLFLDQVPNSRQIVEDWKIGWRVKRAQVGSEILVTKEDILELVQRFMELENCERKKTSKRARELKNMCHQAITEGGSSHSHLDAFVSDFLEVKNH
- the LOC115990124 gene encoding UDP-glycosyltransferase 87A1-like isoform X1, with translation MDSTGAEPTTVLHVVAMPFPCQGHINALMSLCKLLSSRKHDLLITFVVTEEWLRCIGSEPKPDNIRFASIPTVIERAKTVDFGGFNEVVKTKMEAPFEQLLDRLEPPVARIIADFELQWSFGVGIRRNIPLASLWTMSASFFSSLHHYHVFAQAQPQLLPLHLTVKRRPKLKSRHKECVEKAIEYAKMIEDWDDLVDPRTLAFYCLGPNPSAFVLRNIEIEEKKNQGEEHVDNILGISSNHLEDLRTVFHENDPRGMEMVMESISKGSEAQYLLINSVYELEPQAFDTLKAIFHFPVYPIGPAIRYMEFELEHGSLITTTSDNNRDYLKWLDSQSAGSILYISLGSFFVLTDTQMDEFAAALRNSGVRFFWVARGEASRLKESCGDTGLVVPWCDQLRVLCHPSIGGFWSHCGWNSTQEAVYAGIPILSFPLFLDQVPNSRQIVEDWKIGWRVKRAQVGSEILVTKEDILELVQRFMELENCERKKTSKRARELKNMCHQAITEGGSSHSHLDAFVSDFLEVKNH